The following proteins come from a genomic window of Dysidea avara chromosome 12, odDysAvar1.4, whole genome shotgun sequence:
- the LOC136239983 gene encoding uncharacterized protein isoform X39, with protein sequence MGTDGPAKGFLRRFENVSKLWRLYFDNDQSTVVNGSQEGTVVNGSQEGTVVNGSQQGTVVNGNQQGTVVNGSQQGTVVNGSQQGTVVNGSQQGTVVNGSQQGTVVNGSQEGTGMLDGDTSQLTTEISPTSCERKSRGYSCERKSAGYSCERKSTGYSCERKPAEYSVCERKSAGYSCERKSAGYSCEQKSAGYSCEWKPAGYSCERKSAGYSCERKSGGYSCERKSRGYSCEWKSGGYRYVCEMVILDHYNRDFPVGSRSRQGTVVNGSQQGTIVNGSQQGTIVSGSQQGTARKKRKRRCGTCAGCRSDNCGRCKSCLKPTLKQACVKRLCLSMK encoded by the exons ATAATGATCAGAGTACAG ttgtgaacggaagtcaggagggtacag ttgtgaacggaagtcaagagggtacag ttgtgaacggaagtcagcagggtacag ttgtgaacggaaatcagcagggtacag ttgtgaacggaagtcagcagggtacag tagtgaacggaagccagcagggtacag ttgtgaacggaagtcaacagggtacag tagtgaacggaagccagcagggtacag ttgtgaacggaagtcaggagggtacaggtatgttagatggtgatactagtcagttaacaacagagatttcccccactagttgtgaacggaagtcaagagggtacag ttgtgaacggaagtcagcagggtacag ttgtgaacggaagtcaacagggtacag ttgtgaacggaagccagCAGAGTACAG TGTGtgtgaacggaagtcagcagggtacag ttgtgaacggaaatcagcagggtacag ttgtgaacagaagtcagcagggtacag ttgtgaatggaagccagcagggtacag ttgtgaacggaagtcagcagggtacag ttgtgaacggaagtcaggagggtacag ttgtgaacggaagtcaagagggtacag ttgtgaatggAAGTCaggagggtacaggtatgtatgTGAGATGGTAATACTAGACCATTACAACAGAGATTTTCCAGTTGGTAGCAGAAGTcggcagggtacag TTGTGAATGGAAGTCAGCAGGGCACAA ttgtgaacggaagtcagcagGGCACAA TTGTGAgcggaagtcagcagggtacag caagaaaaaaaagaaaacgcCGCTGCGGAACCTGTGCTGGCTGCAGATCAGATAACTGTGGGCGCTGCAAGTCCTGCTTAAAACCCACACTTAAGCAAGCGTGTGTTAAAAGACTATGTCTTTCTATGAAATAA
- the LOC136239983 gene encoding uncharacterized protein DDB_G0282077-like isoform X46, protein MGTDGPAKGFLRRFENVSKLWRLYFDNDQSTVVNGSQEGTVVNGSQEGTVVNGSQQGTVCVNGSQQGTVVNGNQQGTVVNRSQQGTVVNGSQEGTVVNGSQEGTVVNGSQQGTVVNGSQQGTGMLDGDTSQLRTDFSPLVVNGSQQSTVCVNGSQQGTVVNGNQQGTVVNRSQQGTVVNGSQQGTVVNGSQQGTVVNGSQEGTVVNGSQEGTVVNGSQEGTVGSRSRQGTVVNGSQQGTIVNGSQQGTIVSGSQQGTARKKRKRRCGTCAGCRSDNCGRCKSCLKPTLKQACVKRLCLSMK, encoded by the exons ATAATGATCAGAGTACAG ttgtgaacggaagtcaggagggtacag ttgtgaacggaagtcaagagggtacag ttgtgaacggaagtcagcagggtacag TGTGtgtgaacggaagtcagcagggtacag ttgtgaacggaaatcagcagggtacag ttgtgaacagaagtcagcagggtacag ttgtgaacggaagtcaggagggtacag ttgtgaacggaagtcaagagggtacag ttgtgaacggaagtcagcagggtacag ttgtgaacggaagtcaacagggtacaggtatgttagatggtgatactagtcagttaagaacagatttttccccactagttgtgaacggaagccagCAGAGTACAG TGTGtgtgaacggaagtcagcagggtacag ttgtgaacggaaatcagcagggtacag ttgtgaacagaagtcagcagggtacag ttgtgaatggaagccagcagggtacag ttgtgaacggaagtcagcagggtacag ttgtgaacggaagtcaggagggtacag ttgtgaacggaagtcaagagggtacag ttgtgaatggAAGTCaggagggtacag TTGGTAGCAGAAGTcggcagggtacag TTGTGAATGGAAGTCAGCAGGGCACAA ttgtgaacggaagtcagcagGGCACAA TTGTGAgcggaagtcagcagggtacag caagaaaaaaaagaaaacgcCGCTGCGGAACCTGTGCTGGCTGCAGATCAGATAACTGTGGGCGCTGCAAGTCCTGCTTAAAACCCACACTTAAGCAAGCGTGTGTTAAAAGACTATGTCTTTCTATGAAATAA
- the LOC136239983 gene encoding uncharacterized protein isoform X25, with amino-acid sequence MGTDGPAKGFLRRFENVSKLWRLYFDNDQSTVVNGSQEGTVVNGSQEGTVVNGSQQGTVCVNGSQQGTVVNGNQQGTVVNGSQQGTVVNGSQQGTVVNGSQQGTVVNGSQQGTVVNGSQQGTVVNGSQEGTGMLDGDTSQLTTEISPTSCERKSRGYSCERKSAGYSCERKSTGYSCERKPAEYSVCERKSAGYSCERKSAGYSCEQKSAGYSCEWKPAGYSCERKSAGYSCERKSGGYSCERKSRGYSCEWKSGGYRYVCEMVILDHYNRDFPVGSRSRQGTVVNGSQQGTIVNGSQQGTIVSGSQQGTARKKRKRRCGTCAGCRSDNCGRCKSCLKPTLKQACVKRLCLSMK; translated from the exons ATAATGATCAGAGTACAG ttgtgaacggaagtcaggagggtacag ttgtgaacggaagtcaagagggtacag ttgtgaacggaagtcagcagggtacag TGTGtgtgaacggaagtcagcagggtacag ttgtgaacggaaatcagcagggtacag ttgtgaacggaagtcagcagggtacag ttgtgaacggaagtcaacagggtacag tagtgaacggaagccagcagggtacag ttgtgaacggaagtcaacagggtacag tagtgaacggaagccagcagggtacag ttgtgaacggaagtcaggagggtacaggtatgttagatggtgatactagtcagttaacaacagagatttcccccactagttgtgaacggaagtcaagagggtacag ttgtgaacggaagtcagcagggtacag ttgtgaacggaagtcaacagggtacag ttgtgaacggaagccagCAGAGTACAG TGTGtgtgaacggaagtcagcagggtacag ttgtgaacggaaatcagcagggtacag ttgtgaacagaagtcagcagggtacag ttgtgaatggaagccagcagggtacag ttgtgaacggaagtcagcagggtacag ttgtgaacggaagtcaggagggtacag ttgtgaacggaagtcaagagggtacag ttgtgaatggAAGTCaggagggtacaggtatgtatgTGAGATGGTAATACTAGACCATTACAACAGAGATTTTCCAGTTGGTAGCAGAAGTcggcagggtacag TTGTGAATGGAAGTCAGCAGGGCACAA ttgtgaacggaagtcagcagGGCACAA TTGTGAgcggaagtcagcagggtacag caagaaaaaaaagaaaacgcCGCTGCGGAACCTGTGCTGGCTGCAGATCAGATAACTGTGGGCGCTGCAAGTCCTGCTTAAAACCCACACTTAAGCAAGCGTGTGTTAAAAGACTATGTCTTTCTATGAAATAA
- the LOC136239983 gene encoding uncharacterized protein isoform X32, with the protein MGTDGPAKGFLRRFENVSKLWRLYFDNDQSTVVNGSQEGTVVNGSQEGTVVNGSQQGTVVNRSQQGTVVNGSQQGTVVNGSQQGTVVNGSQQGTVVNGSQQGTVVNGSQQGTVVNGSQEGTGMLDGDTSQLTTEISPTSCERKSRGYSCERKSAGYSCERKSTGYSCERKPAEYSVCERKSAGYSCERKSAGYSCEQKSAGYSCEWKPAGYSCERKSAGYSCERKSGGYSCERKSRGYSCEWKSGGYRYVCEMVILDHYNRDFPVGSRSRQGTVVNGSQQGTIVNGSQQGTIVSGSQQGTARKKRKRRCGTCAGCRSDNCGRCKSCLKPTLKQACVKRLCLSMK; encoded by the exons ATAATGATCAGAGTACAG ttgtgaacggaagtcaggagggtacag ttgtgaacggaagtcaagagggtacag ttgtgaacggaagtcagcagggtacag ttgtgaacagaagtcagcagggtacag ttgtgaacggaagtcagcagggtacag ttgtgaacggaagtcaacagggtacag tagtgaacggaagccagcagggtacag ttgtgaacggaagtcaacagggtacag tagtgaacggaagccagcagggtacag ttgtgaacggaagtcaggagggtacaggtatgttagatggtgatactagtcagttaacaacagagatttcccccactagttgtgaacggaagtcaagagggtacag ttgtgaacggaagtcagcagggtacag ttgtgaacggaagtcaacagggtacag ttgtgaacggaagccagCAGAGTACAG TGTGtgtgaacggaagtcagcagggtacag ttgtgaacggaaatcagcagggtacag ttgtgaacagaagtcagcagggtacag ttgtgaatggaagccagcagggtacag ttgtgaacggaagtcagcagggtacag ttgtgaacggaagtcaggagggtacag ttgtgaacggaagtcaagagggtacag ttgtgaatggAAGTCaggagggtacaggtatgtatgTGAGATGGTAATACTAGACCATTACAACAGAGATTTTCCAGTTGGTAGCAGAAGTcggcagggtacag TTGTGAATGGAAGTCAGCAGGGCACAA ttgtgaacggaagtcagcagGGCACAA TTGTGAgcggaagtcagcagggtacag caagaaaaaaaagaaaacgcCGCTGCGGAACCTGTGCTGGCTGCAGATCAGATAACTGTGGGCGCTGCAAGTCCTGCTTAAAACCCACACTTAAGCAAGCGTGTGTTAAAAGACTATGTCTTTCTATGAAATAA
- the LOC136239983 gene encoding MARCO-like protein isoform X28: MGTDGPAKGFLRRFENVSKLWRLYFDNDQSTVVNGSQEGTVVNGSQQGTVVNGSQEGTVVNGSQQGTVVNGSQQGTVVNGSQQGIVCVNGSQQGTVVNGNQQGTVVNRSQQGTVVNGSQQGTVVNGSQQGTVVNGSQQGTVVNGSQQGTVVNGSQQGTVVNGSQEGTVVNGSQEGTVVNGSQQGTVVNGSQQGTVVNGSQQSTVCVNGSQQGTVVNGNQQGTVVNRSQQGTVVNGSQQGTVVNGSQEGTVVNGSQEGTVVNGSQEGTVGSRSRQGTVVNGSQQGTIVNGSQQGTIVSGSQQGTARKKRKRRCGTCAGCRSDNCGRCKSCLKPTLKQACVKRLCLSMK; the protein is encoded by the exons ATAATGATCAGAGTACAG ttgtgaacggaagtcaggagggtacag ttgtgaacggaagtcagcagggtacag ttgtgaacggaagtcaagagggtacag ttgtgaacggaagtcagcagggtacag ttgtgaacggaagtcaacagggtacag ttgtgaacggaagccagCAGGGTATAG TGTGtgtgaacggaagtcagcagggtacag ttgtgaacggaaatcagcagggtacag ttgtgaacagaagtcagcagggtacag ttgtgaacggaagtcagcagggtacag ttgtgaacggaagtcaacagggtacag tagtgaacggaagccagcagggtacag ttgtgaacggaagtcaacagggtacag tagtgaacggaagccagcagggtacag ttgtgaacggaagtcaggagggtacag ttgtgaacggaagtcaagagggtacag ttgtgaacggaagtcagcagggtacag ttgtgaacggaagtcaacagggtacag ttgtgaacggaagccagCAGAGTACAG TGTGtgtgaacggaagtcagcagggtacag ttgtgaacggaaatcagcagggtacag ttgtgaacagaagtcagcagggtacag ttgtgaacggaagtcagcagggtacag ttgtgaacggaagtcaggagggtacag ttgtgaacggaagtcaagagggtacag ttgtgaatggAAGTCaggagggtacag TTGGTAGCAGAAGTcggcagggtacag TTGTGAATGGAAGTCAGCAGGGCACAA ttgtgaacggaagtcagcagGGCACAA TTGTGAgcggaagtcagcagggtacag caagaaaaaaaagaaaacgcCGCTGCGGAACCTGTGCTGGCTGCAGATCAGATAACTGTGGGCGCTGCAAGTCCTGCTTAAAACCCACACTTAAGCAAGCGTGTGTTAAAAGACTATGTCTTTCTATGAAATAA
- the LOC136239983 gene encoding MARCO-like protein isoform X11 yields the protein MGTDGPAKGFLRRFENVSKLWRLYFDNDQSTVVNGSQEGTVVNGSQQGTVVNGSQEGTVVNGSQQGTVVNGSQQGTVVNGSQQGIVCVNGSQQGTVVNGNQQGTVVNRSQQGTVVNGSQQGTVVNGSQQGTVNGSQQGTVVNGSQQGTVVNGSQQGTVVNGSQEGTVVNGSQEGTVVNGSQQGTVVNGSQQGTGMLDGDTSQLRTDFSPLVVNGSQQSTVCVNGSQQGTVVNGNQQGTVVNRSQQGTVVNGSQQGTVVNGSQQGTVVNGSQEGTVVNGSQEGTVVNGSQEGTVGSRSRQGTVVNGSQQGTIVNGSQQGTIVSGSQQGTARKKRKRRCGTCAGCRSDNCGRCKSCLKPTLKQACVKRLCLSMK from the exons ATAATGATCAGAGTACAG ttgtgaacggaagtcaggagggtacag ttgtgaacggaagtcagcagggtacag ttgtgaacggaagtcaagagggtacag ttgtgaacggaagtcagcagggtacag ttgtgaacggaagtcaacagggtacag ttgtgaacggaagccagCAGGGTATAG TGTGtgtgaacggaagtcagcagggtacag ttgtgaacggaaatcagcagggtacag ttgtgaacagaagtcagcagggtacag ttgtgaacggaagtcagcagggtacag ttgtgaacggaagtcaacagggtacag tgaacggaagccagcagggtacag ttgtgaacggaagtcaacagggtacag tagtgaacggaagccagcagggtacag ttgtgaacggaagtcaggagggtacag ttgtgaacggaagtcaagagggtacag ttgtgaacggaagtcagcagggtacag ttgtgaacggaagtcaacagggtacaggtatgttagatggtgatactagtcagttaagaacagatttttccccactagttgtgaacggaagccagCAGAGTACAG TGTGtgtgaacggaagtcagcagggtacag ttgtgaacggaaatcagcagggtacag ttgtgaacagaagtcagcagggtacag ttgtgaatggaagccagcagggtacag ttgtgaacggaagtcagcagggtacag ttgtgaacggaagtcaggagggtacag ttgtgaacggaagtcaagagggtacag ttgtgaatggAAGTCaggagggtacag TTGGTAGCAGAAGTcggcagggtacag TTGTGAATGGAAGTCAGCAGGGCACAA ttgtgaacggaagtcagcagGGCACAA TTGTGAgcggaagtcagcagggtacag caagaaaaaaaagaaaacgcCGCTGCGGAACCTGTGCTGGCTGCAGATCAGATAACTGTGGGCGCTGCAAGTCCTGCTTAAAACCCACACTTAAGCAAGCGTGTGTTAAAAGACTATGTCTTTCTATGAAATAA
- the LOC136239983 gene encoding uncharacterized protein isoform X2, which yields MGTDGPAKGFLRRFENVSKLWRLYFDNDQSTVVNGSQEGTVVNGSQQGTVVNGSQEGTVVNGSQQGTVVNGSQQGTVVNGSQQGIVCVNGSQQGTVVNGNQQGTVVNRSQQGTVVNGSQQGTVVNGSQQGTVNGSQQGTVVNGSQQGTVVNGSQQGTVVNGSQEGTGMLDGDTSQLTTEISPTSCERKSRGYSCERKSAGYSCERKSTGYSCERKPAEYSVCERKSAGYSCERKSAGYSCEQKSAGYSCEWKPAGYSCERKSAGYSCERKSGGYSCERKSRGYSCEWKSGGYRYVCEMVILDHYNRDFPVGSRSRQGTVVNGSQQGTIVNGSQQGTIVSGSQQGTARKKRKRRCGTCAGCRSDNCGRCKSCLKPTLKQACVKRLCLSMK from the exons ATAATGATCAGAGTACAG ttgtgaacggaagtcaggagggtacag ttgtgaacggaagtcagcagggtacag ttgtgaacggaagtcaagagggtacag ttgtgaacggaagtcagcagggtacag ttgtgaacggaagtcaacagggtacag ttgtgaacggaagccagCAGGGTATAG TGTGtgtgaacggaagtcagcagggtacag ttgtgaacggaaatcagcagggtacag ttgtgaacagaagtcagcagggtacag ttgtgaacggaagtcagcagggtacag ttgtgaacggaagtcaacagggtacag tgaacggaagccagcagggtacag ttgtgaacggaagtcaacagggtacag tagtgaacggaagccagcagggtacag ttgtgaacggaagtcaggagggtacaggtatgttagatggtgatactagtcagttaacaacagagatttcccccactagttgtgaacggaagtcaagagggtacag ttgtgaacggaagtcagcagggtacag ttgtgaacggaagtcaacagggtacag ttgtgaacggaagccagCAGAGTACAG TGTGtgtgaacggaagtcagcagggtacag ttgtgaacggaaatcagcagggtacag ttgtgaacagaagtcagcagggtacag ttgtgaatggaagccagcagggtacag ttgtgaacggaagtcagcagggtacag ttgtgaacggaagtcaggagggtacag ttgtgaacggaagtcaagagggtacag ttgtgaatggAAGTCaggagggtacaggtatgtatgTGAGATGGTAATACTAGACCATTACAACAGAGATTTTCCAGTTGGTAGCAGAAGTcggcagggtacag TTGTGAATGGAAGTCAGCAGGGCACAA ttgtgaacggaagtcagcagGGCACAA TTGTGAgcggaagtcagcagggtacag caagaaaaaaaagaaaacgcCGCTGCGGAACCTGTGCTGGCTGCAGATCAGATAACTGTGGGCGCTGCAAGTCCTGCTTAAAACCCACACTTAAGCAAGCGTGTGTTAAAAGACTATGTCTTTCTATGAAATAA
- the LOC136239983 gene encoding uncharacterized protein isoform X43, producing the protein MGTDGPAKGFLRRFENVSKLWRLYFDNDQSTVVNGSQEGTVVNGSQEGTVVNGSQQGTVVNGSQQGTVVNGSQQGTVVNGSQQGTVVNGSQEGTGMLDGDTSQLTTEISPTSCERKSRGYSCERKSAGYSCERKSTGYSCERKPAEYSVCERKSAGYSCERKSAGYSCEQKSAGYSCEWKPAGYSCERKSAGYSCERKSGGYSCERKSRGYSCEWKSGGYRYVCEMVILDHYNRDFPVGSRSRQGTVVNGSQQGTIVNGSQQGTIVSGSQQGTARKKRKRRCGTCAGCRSDNCGRCKSCLKPTLKQACVKRLCLSMK; encoded by the exons ATAATGATCAGAGTACAG ttgtgaacggaagtcaggagggtacag ttgtgaacggaagtcaagagggtacag ttgtgaacggaagtcagcagggtacag tagtgaacggaagccagcagggtacag ttgtgaacggaagtcaacagggtacag tagtgaacggaagccagcagggtacag ttgtgaacggaagtcaggagggtacaggtatgttagatggtgatactagtcagttaacaacagagatttcccccactagttgtgaacggaagtcaagagggtacag ttgtgaacggaagtcagcagggtacag ttgtgaacggaagtcaacagggtacag ttgtgaacggaagccagCAGAGTACAG TGTGtgtgaacggaagtcagcagggtacag ttgtgaacggaaatcagcagggtacag ttgtgaacagaagtcagcagggtacag ttgtgaatggaagccagcagggtacag ttgtgaacggaagtcagcagggtacag ttgtgaacggaagtcaggagggtacag ttgtgaacggaagtcaagagggtacag ttgtgaatggAAGTCaggagggtacaggtatgtatgTGAGATGGTAATACTAGACCATTACAACAGAGATTTTCCAGTTGGTAGCAGAAGTcggcagggtacag TTGTGAATGGAAGTCAGCAGGGCACAA ttgtgaacggaagtcagcagGGCACAA TTGTGAgcggaagtcagcagggtacag caagaaaaaaaagaaaacgcCGCTGCGGAACCTGTGCTGGCTGCAGATCAGATAACTGTGGGCGCTGCAAGTCCTGCTTAAAACCCACACTTAAGCAAGCGTGTGTTAAAAGACTATGTCTTTCTATGAAATAA
- the LOC136239983 gene encoding uncharacterized protein isoform X41 translates to MGTDGPAKGFLRRFENVSKLWRLYFDNDQSTVVNGSQEGTVVNGSQEGTVVNGSQQGTVVNGSQQGTVVNGSQQGTVVNGSQQGTVVNGSQQGTVVNGSQEGTGMLDGDTSQLTTEISPTSCERKSRGYSCERKSAGYSCERKSTGYSCERKPAEYSVCERKSAGYSCERKSAGYSCEQKSAGYSCEWKPAGYSCERKSAGYSCERKSGGYSCERKSRGYSCEWKSGGYRYVCEMVILDHYNRDFPVGSRSRQGTVVNGSQQGTIVNGSQQGTIVSGSQQGTARKKRKRRCGTCAGCRSDNCGRCKSCLKPTLKQACVKRLCLSMK, encoded by the exons ATAATGATCAGAGTACAG ttgtgaacggaagtcaggagggtacag ttgtgaacggaagtcaagagggtacag ttgtgaacggaagtcagcagggtacag ttgtgaacggaagtcaacagggtacag tagtgaacggaagccagcagggtacag ttgtgaacggaagtcaacagggtacag tagtgaacggaagccagcagggtacag ttgtgaacggaagtcaggagggtacaggtatgttagatggtgatactagtcagttaacaacagagatttcccccactagttgtgaacggaagtcaagagggtacag ttgtgaacggaagtcagcagggtacag ttgtgaacggaagtcaacagggtacag ttgtgaacggaagccagCAGAGTACAG TGTGtgtgaacggaagtcagcagggtacag ttgtgaacggaaatcagcagggtacag ttgtgaacagaagtcagcagggtacag ttgtgaatggaagccagcagggtacag ttgtgaacggaagtcagcagggtacag ttgtgaacggaagtcaggagggtacag ttgtgaacggaagtcaagagggtacag ttgtgaatggAAGTCaggagggtacaggtatgtatgTGAGATGGTAATACTAGACCATTACAACAGAGATTTTCCAGTTGGTAGCAGAAGTcggcagggtacag TTGTGAATGGAAGTCAGCAGGGCACAA ttgtgaacggaagtcagcagGGCACAA TTGTGAgcggaagtcagcagggtacag caagaaaaaaaagaaaacgcCGCTGCGGAACCTGTGCTGGCTGCAGATCAGATAACTGTGGGCGCTGCAAGTCCTGCTTAAAACCCACACTTAAGCAAGCGTGTGTTAAAAGACTATGTCTTTCTATGAAATAA